CAGATTGATGCAGGCTTCACGTTTACCGCGTTCATCGCCGATATCAGTGAGCGCAAGCGAGCAGAGGCGGCACTCCAAGAGCTATCCACCTTTCAAAAAGCCATGCTGGACAACGCCGGCCACGCCATCATTTCCACCGCGCCCGATGGGATCATTCGCCTCTTCAATCCTGCGGCTGAATCGTTACTTGGCTATCGCGCAGACGAGCTCATCGGGAAACAGACACCCGCGGTCTTCCACGATCCGGAGGAGGTGTCGGCGCGCGCGCGTCTCTTCTCGGCGGAACTCGGCGTCCCGATCGAACCGGGCTTCGATGTCTTCGTCGAAAAAAGCCGGCGAGGTCTGCCCAATGAGCATGAGTGGACCTACATCCGGAAAGACGGCACTCGCCTGACGGTCCTGCTGAACGTCACCGCTCTTCGAGATACAGAAGGACACATCACCTCATTCTTAGGGATCGCCTCAGACATTACCTCGCTCAAGATTGTCGAACGAGAGCTGATCACCGCCAAGGAAGCCGCGGAGGCCGCGAGCGTGGCCAAATCGCAATTCCTCGCAAACATGAGCCACGAGATCCGGACCCCCATGAACGGCGTCCTCGGACTGGCGGCGCTCTTGGGGCAAACCTCCTTGAGCCCCAAGCAACAGCGCCTGACGAACACCATCATACGATCCGGCAACTCGCTCCTGGATATCATCAACGACATTCTCGACTTTTCGAAAATCGAAGCGGGAAAACTGGAATTGGAACACACCGATTTCCACCTGCGCATCCTGGTCGACGACGTGCTCGAATTGTTTGCGGCCCCCGCGCATCAGAAGCATCTGGAACTCATTGCCGATGTGGCCGACAGCGTCCCCGCTTTTGTCAAAGGCGACCCGGCTCGACTCCGCCAGATTCTGATCAATCTGATCGGCAATGCCATTAAGTTCACCGCTCAAGGTGAAGTGGTCGTGAGTATCGTCAGTATTGCAGAGGGGAAAGACCAATCGGTCCTCTGCTTCTCGGTCAAAGACTCCGGGATCGGCATCACCCCCGACGCCTTGCGCAACATTTTCCAGCCGTTTGCACAAGCCGACGGATCCACGACGAGAAAATACGGCGGCACCGGACTCGGGCTCGCCATTGCCAAACAGCTCGTCGCCTTTATGGGAGGTGAAATCTGGGCCGAGAGTCAGATGGGATCGGGAGCGACCTTCCTCTTTACCGTGCATCTCGCCCATTCTCACCTGGGCAGCACCGGTGCGCTGGAATCGAAACAGGCGTTGCCGAACCAGCGCGTCCTAGTCGTGGACGACAGTCCGACGGCCCGCCTCACGCTGGACCGCCAGCTGCGCCGCTGGGGAGCCACCTCCACCGTCGCGGAATCAGGCACGGCGGCGGTGCAGCTCCTCGCCAATGCCTTGGAGGACGGTCTCCCCTACGACACGGTCGTGCTCGATCTCGATATGCCCGGCATGAACGGACTCGACACCGTTCGCGCTCTCCGCGACACGCTCCAGCACCATCACCCCCGCGTGATCCTCATGACGCCGGTCGAACGTGTGGACGCGGCGGAAGACCAGACCGGGCTGATCGCGGCCACCCTCACGAAGCCCGTGAGACCGTCCGACCTTTACCGAGCCCTCTCCGGACAGACCGTCCAGGTCTCCTCATCCCGTCACCATCCTGAGCAGGAAGAACGGCCCCCTGCCAAGCCTCAAGGCTCGATCCTCCTCGCAGAGGACAACGCCGTGAATCAAGAAGTGACACTGGGCATGCTGGAGGTGCTGGGATGCACCGCCACAGCCGTTGAAAACGGACGACAGGCCATCGAGTTGCTTGCGAGCCAGCCCTTCTCGGTGATCCTCATGGATTGCCAGATGCCGGAGATGGACGGATTTGCAGCGACCCGCACGATCCGTCGACAGGAGCAGAATACCGGCACGAGAATTCCGATCGTGGCCCTTACGGCCCATGCCCTGCAGGGGGATCGGGAACTCTGCCTGGCCGCCGGCATGGACGACTACCTCAGTAAACCCTTCACCATCGAACAGTTGCGGACCGTGATCCACCGGTGGCTGCCATCTCCGTCACAACCGACTCAGGTGGATGCCGCTCAGGCATCAGCCGCTCCGCCAGCGGCCCCTGCCTCTCAAACCAATGAATCTCCCGTAGATCCAAAGAGTTGGGACAGCATCACCAGTCTCCAACGTCCCGGACAGCCTGACCTGCTGGCCAAAGTCATCGGCCTCTATCTCAAGGATTCGCAGGGATTGGTCGATAAGATACTAGCAGCCGCCGCAGGGAAGGATTTCGCCTCGCTGCGAGACACTGCCCATAGTTTGAAGTCACGCAGTGCGACGCTGGGAGCCTGGCACGTCACGAATCTCTGCAAACAGTTGGAAACAGGAGCGCGGGAGCAGACCTTAGCCTGGACAGAAGCCGAACGGCTGACGAAGCAGTTACAACAGACCTTCACCGCCACGTGCGAGATCTTTGAAGGTGAACGACAGAGGAGAGCGGCGTAAATGAATTCCACCCCACTGGCCCTGATTGTTGACGACGACATTACCTTACGCGTCCTCGCGCGGGAAGCGCTGGAACAAGCCGGATGCCGGGTCGAGGATGCCGCGACTGGCCAGGAAGCCCTCGACGCCTTTCAGCGGGAAACTCCCGACATCATCCTCTTGGATGTCGTCATGCCGGGGATGGACGGGTTCGCGACCTGCGCGGCACTCCGGAAACTGCCGGGCGGCGCCTCTGTGCCCATCCTCATCATGACCGGCCTCGACGATGTGAAGTCCATCGCCACCGCCTACGACGCGGGCGCGACCGACTTTGTGACGAAGCCTTGGAATGCCCTCGTGCTCAGCCATCGGGTCCGCTACATGCTGCGCGCCAGCCAGGCCGTGGAAGAGCTCCTGGAACGCGAGATGAGTCTGGCCGAAGCCCAACGGATCGCCCGCCTGGGCAACTGGAAATGGAACTTGTCGACGAACCGGTTTATCGCCTCCACCCAAACGTTCCGCATTCTGGGCATCCAGGCGGATCCCTATTCCACGGCGCTGTCGTTTGAGGAATTCCTCAGCCATATTCACGAAACCGATCGGCCGACGGTCGAGTCCGGCATCCGTCAAGCCATCGCCACCGGCGCCCCCTTCCGCCAGGATCATCGGGTCCACCTGCCCACAGGAGACGTGCGCGTCGTCCATCACTATGCCGAAGTGGCGTTCGAACAAGGCGGCGCCGCGACCAGCGTCGTCGGGACGATTCAGGATATTACCGATCAGAAAAAAGCCGAGGCCCAGATTCACTTCCTGTCGAACTACGACCGCCTCACCCAGTTGCCCAATCGCCAACTGTTCCAGGATCGCGTGACCCAGGCCCTGGCCACCCAGAAACGCCACGAGACACAAGGCGCCATTCTCCTCGTCAATCTCGACCGGTTTCAACGCATCAACGATACACTCGGCCCGAAATGCGGAGATACGATTCTCCGCGAAGTGGCCGAACGGCTGCTCCATTGCGTGCGACAGTCCGACTCGGTGTCACGCCACGACGATCAGGAGCCCATCACACTCTCCCGACTGGGCGGGGACGAATTCACCGTGCTCCTGACCAATCTGGCTTCGGCACAGAGCGCCGCGAAAGTGACCCAGCGGATCCTGGAATCCCTCAATGCCCCTTACCAGATCGATGGCCGTCAGGTGGTGGTGACCGCCAGCATCGGGATTGCGCTGCTCGGACAGGACGGCGACGATGTCGACACGCTGCTCCGCAACGCGGACGCGGCCGTCCATGCGGCGCAGGGAAAGGGACGGAACACCTATCAATTCTATTCCCAGTCGATGAACGTGGCCTTGGCAGAACGGCTGAGTCTGGAGTCGGATCTTCGCCAAGCTTTGGAGCGAAGCGAATTTGTGCTGCATTACCAGCCCCAGGTCGACATTCGCCGATGGGAGATCGTCGGCGTCGAAGCCCTCATCCGCTGGCAGCACCCGGAACGAGGCATGGTATCTCCCATGACGTTTATTCCACTGGCTGAAGA
Above is a window of Nitrospira sp. DNA encoding:
- a CDS encoding PAS domain S-box protein, which translates into the protein MHPLLRRQLKRLGLDPATCPTDPAGWQAMLDRVSQSYVENDQGRALLEQSLDVTSREMQGLYEDLRRSGETELAEERNKLEAVLHSLGDGLCVVNTQWKIVLMNPLAEELLGAPLANLAGQPVYHFLSPGPEEFSHECLITDTSIPPLEQGIPFRTDDGILLRGDGQMMPISLVVTPISTDGVVNGAVLVFRNITAQKQAEEQRTESAALLRRVQAGLLELATNSDLYRGELSDAFHVITRVASQSLRVARASVWFFTDAHAAIRCADLFEQATETYSNGAELPATGFPRYFAELATEDVIVANQAQTDPKTSEFAASYLIPLGITSMLDVPIRSEGKMVGVICHEHIGPARVWTAEEQQFATSVANTISLVLETADRRKAEVETQRTKNFLNSVVEHLPIMLFVKEASELRFVRWNKAAEEVTGFDRSEMLGKCDHDFFPPGEADFFTAKDREVLASGTLLEIPEEQIHTKTRGTRILRTKKLSILDEAGKPQFLIGIAEDITERKQADEAIRRSEARTRLVIDSALDAVVTINDRGSIVEWNPRAEAIFGWSAAEACGRNLADTIIPLRFRAAHHTGIETFLRTGAGPILDQRIEVMALRRNGAEFPAELAVTALQIDAGFTFTAFIADISERKRAEAALQELSTFQKAMLDNAGHAIISTAPDGIIRLFNPAAESLLGYRADELIGKQTPAVFHDPEEVSARARLFSAELGVPIEPGFDVFVEKSRRGLPNEHEWTYIRKDGTRLTVLLNVTALRDTEGHITSFLGIASDITSLKIVERELITAKEAAEAASVAKSQFLANMSHEIRTPMNGVLGLAALLGQTSLSPKQQRLTNTIIRSGNSLLDIINDILDFSKIEAGKLELEHTDFHLRILVDDVLELFAAPAHQKHLELIADVADSVPAFVKGDPARLRQILINLIGNAIKFTAQGEVVVSIVSIAEGKDQSVLCFSVKDSGIGITPDALRNIFQPFAQADGSTTRKYGGTGLGLAIAKQLVAFMGGEIWAESQMGSGATFLFTVHLAHSHLGSTGALESKQALPNQRVLVVDDSPTARLTLDRQLRRWGATSTVAESGTAAVQLLANALEDGLPYDTVVLDLDMPGMNGLDTVRALRDTLQHHHPRVILMTPVERVDAAEDQTGLIAATLTKPVRPSDLYRALSGQTVQVSSSRHHPEQEERPPAKPQGSILLAEDNAVNQEVTLGMLEVLGCTATAVENGRQAIELLASQPFSVILMDCQMPEMDGFAATRTIRRQEQNTGTRIPIVALTAHALQGDRELCLAAGMDDYLSKPFTIEQLRTVIHRWLPSPSQPTQVDAAQASAAPPAAPASQTNESPVDPKSWDSITSLQRPGQPDLLAKVIGLYLKDSQGLVDKILAAAAGKDFASLRDTAHSLKSRSATLGAWHVTNLCKQLETGAREQTLAWTEAERLTKQLQQTFTATCEIFEGERQRRAA
- a CDS encoding EAL domain-containing protein translates to MNSTPLALIVDDDITLRVLAREALEQAGCRVEDAATGQEALDAFQRETPDIILLDVVMPGMDGFATCAALRKLPGGASVPILIMTGLDDVKSIATAYDAGATDFVTKPWNALVLSHRVRYMLRASQAVEELLEREMSLAEAQRIARLGNWKWNLSTNRFIASTQTFRILGIQADPYSTALSFEEFLSHIHETDRPTVESGIRQAIATGAPFRQDHRVHLPTGDVRVVHHYAEVAFEQGGAATSVVGTIQDITDQKKAEAQIHFLSNYDRLTQLPNRQLFQDRVTQALATQKRHETQGAILLVNLDRFQRINDTLGPKCGDTILREVAERLLHCVRQSDSVSRHDDQEPITLSRLGGDEFTVLLTNLASAQSAAKVTQRILESLNAPYQIDGRQVVVTASIGIALLGQDGDDVDTLLRNADAAVHAAQGKGRNTYQFYSQSMNVALAERLSLESDLRQALERSEFVLHYQPQVDIRRWEIVGVEALIRWQHPERGMVSPMTFIPLAEEVGLIDQIGQWVFRTACAQQVAWGAYGLGEVSIAVNLSGVQFQQANLVESIRTIVRETGANPARLELELTESTAMQDAENAVVVFQQLKTMGFSLSIDDFGTGYSSLV